A single window of bacterium DNA harbors:
- the gatA gene encoding Asp-tRNA(Asn)/Glu-tRNA(Gln) amidotransferase subunit GatA, whose translation MDFKNLTIKNFHEGLIKKEFSAVEITEFFFDYIKEKDEKIKAYLSLGKENALNQAKQADLSLSEGKNPGVLAGVPLAIKDNILIEGRPCTAASKILENYQAAYDATVIKKLKTAGSVFLGKTNLDEFAMGSSTENSAFQITRNPADLEKVPGGSSGGSAAAVASGMAIAALGSDTGGSIRQPASFCGVVGLKPTYGAVSRYGLIAMASSLDQIGPITKTVEDAEILFDAIKGKDPMDSTSVEFKLKTQNSKLKTLTIGLPEEYFIKGLDKKTTKAIDGVIKNLEGQGFKFKKISLPHTKYALSCYYIIMPAEASTNLARYDGIRYSRLNNISINQRGNQHKSALNNIYFNQRSGGFGKEVKRRIILGTFVLSSGYYDSYYLKAQKVRRLIKEDFDKAFEEVDVILTPVSPTPAFKIGEKTDNPLEMYLSDIFTIPVNLAGLPAISIPARINADKCGLNISINQRGNQHKSALPIGFQLIGKHFRETDILEIGKLYEKSL comes from the coding sequence ATGGATTTTAAAAATCTCACAATTAAAAATTTTCACGAGGGGCTGATAAAAAAAGAATTTTCCGCCGTGGAAATCACTGAATTTTTTTTTGATTACATCAAAGAAAAAGATGAAAAGATTAAAGCTTATTTAAGTTTGGGAAAAGAAAACGCCTTAAACCAGGCAAAACAAGCGGATTTATCTTTGAGCGAAGGAAAAAATCCCGGAGTTTTAGCCGGCGTTCCCTTGGCGATTAAAGATAATATTTTGATTGAAGGCCGGCCATGTACCGCGGCTTCAAAAATTTTGGAAAATTATCAAGCCGCTTACGACGCCACTGTTATCAAAAAATTAAAAACAGCCGGTTCGGTTTTTCTCGGCAAAACCAATCTTGATGAATTCGCTATGGGCTCTTCAACTGAAAACTCGGCTTTCCAAATAACTCGCAATCCCGCTGATTTGGAAAAAGTGCCCGGCGGTTCTTCCGGCGGCTCGGCCGCTGCCGTGGCTTCGGGTATGGCTATTGCCGCTTTGGGCTCTGATACAGGTGGTTCTATCCGCCAACCGGCCAGTTTCTGCGGGGTGGTGGGTTTAAAACCAACTTATGGCGCGGTTTCGCGATATGGGCTAATTGCCATGGCTTCCAGTTTGGACCAGATCGGGCCCATCACCAAAACTGTGGAAGACGCGGAAATTTTATTTGACGCCATCAAAGGAAAAGACCCAATGGATTCAACTTCGGTTGAGTTTAAACTCAAAACTCAAAACTCAAAACTCAAAACCTTAACCATTGGTTTGCCGGAAGAATATTTTATTAAAGGGTTGGACAAAAAAACTACCAAAGCCATTGACGGAGTAATCAAAAATTTAGAAGGCCAAGGTTTTAAATTCAAAAAAATCAGTTTGCCTCACACTAAATACGCTCTTTCCTGTTATTACATTATTATGCCGGCTGAGGCCAGCACGAATTTGGCAAGATATGACGGCATCAGATATTCGCGATTAAATAATATCAGCATAAATCAGCGTGGTAATCAGCATAAATCAGCGTTGAATAATATTTATTTCAACCAGCGGAGCGGGGGATTCGGGAAAGAAGTTAAACGAAGAATCATTTTAGGGACTTTTGTTTTGTCCAGCGGCTATTATGATTCCTATTATCTCAAAGCCCAGAAAGTCAGAAGATTGATAAAAGAAGATTTTGACAAAGCATTTGAAGAAGTTGATGTTATTTTAACGCCGGTTTCGCCGACTCCGGCTTTTAAAATCGGCGAGAAAACCGATAATCCTTTAGAAATGTATCTTTCCGACATTTTCACCATTCCTGTCAACCTTGCCGGTTTGCCGGCAATTTCTATCCCAGCGCGGATAAACGCGGATAAATGCGGATTAAATATCAGCATAAATCAGCGTGGTAATCAGCATAAATCAGCGCTACCTATAGGATTTCAGCTTATCGGCAAACATTTCCGAGAAACGGATATTCTGGAAATAGGAAAATTATACGAAAAAAGTTTATAA
- the gatC gene encoding Asp-tRNA(Asn)/Glu-tRNA(Gln) amidotransferase subunit GatC, which yields MSDFDKKTLEYLAELGRIELAESEKSKLLKDLQEILNYFQELEKVDTTDVEPMSGGTFQENIFRTDETKEGKNEKLAELFPEKENDFLKIPPVFSAEGGSASGGE from the coding sequence ATGTCTGATTTTGATAAAAAAACTTTGGAATATCTGGCGGAACTGGGACGGATAGAATTGGCCGAATCCGAAAAATCAAAACTCCTTAAGGATTTACAGGAAATCCTTAATTATTTTCAGGAATTGGAAAAAGTAGACACTACCGATGTTGAGCCGATGTCCGGCGGCACGTTTCAGGAAAATATTTTTAGAACCGATGAAACAAAAGAAGGAAAAAATGAAAAACTGGCTGAATTATTCCCTGAAAAAGAAAATGATTTCTTAAAAATTCCGCCGGTATTTTCCGCCGAAGGCGGATCCGCCTCGGGCGGAGAATAA